A part of Primulina eburnea isolate SZY01 chromosome 10, ASM2296580v1, whole genome shotgun sequence genomic DNA contains:
- the LOC140803718 gene encoding uncharacterized protein, producing MGRSPCCEKVGLRRGRWTAEEDEKLKNYILVNGEGLWKSLPKNAGLLRCGKSCRLRWVNYLRSNLKRGKFSAEEDEIIINLHASMGNRWSIIAGLLPGRTDNEIKNYWNSHLGRKIDSYRKPNPNFVPPPAIAAAAKASGKRTAATVSSVKKKKPPKNHNSSNSKPRRTPTPTPLHKEESCSTISWEANKGENGNASMDSLTPWEDPLMELGVCELGLGMDSQILSLDDFLADADGILPTMGEAKMEKDNRECPDADKSVNMFRNSNNPISLEINTGENWHDVGSPVNYSSGVGWDLDLDLDWDWGNEEWGQEPNTSSPRLMVNSHDEMVAWILSQ from the exons ATGGGGAGATCTCCATGCTGTGAGAAAGTGGGTTTGAGAAGAGGAAGATGGACTGCAGAAGAAGATGAAAAGCTTAAAAACTATATTTTAGTCAACGGAGAAGGACTGTGGAAGTCATTGCCCAAGAATGCAg GTTTACTTCGGTGTGGGAAGAGTTGCCGGTTGCGATGGGTGAATTATTTGAGATCCAATCTTAAGAGAGGCAAATTTTCAGCAGAAGAAGATGAAATCATCATCAATCTTCATGCATCCATGGGAAATAG GTGGTCTATTATAGCTGGGTTGTTGCCAGGTCGAACCGACAATGAGATAAAGAACTACTGGAACTCTCATTTAGGTAGAAAAATAGACAGTTACCGGAAACCGAACCCCAACTTTGTCCCGCCGCCGGCAATCGCCGCAGCAGCCAAGGCTTCAGGAAAGCGAACCGCGGCCACCGTATCATCCGTAAAGAAGAAAAAACCCCCTAAAAATCATAACTCCAGTAACTCCAAACCACGCAGAACCCCGACTCCGACTCCACTACACAAAGAGGAATCATGCAGCACCATTTCCTGGGAAGCCAACAAAGGTGAAAATGGGAATGCTTCGATGGATAGTTTGACACCATGGGAAGATCCATTAATGGAGCTGGGAGTGTGCGAGCTAGGACTGGGAATGGACAGCCAGATTCTGTCCCTAGATGACTTTTTGGCTGATGCTGATGGGATCTTGCCGACCATGGGAGAAGCGAAGATGGAAAAGGACAACAGGGAATGTCCCGACGCTGATAAGTCGGTAAATATGTTTAGGAATAGTAATAATCCAATATCTTTGGAGATTAATACTGGAGAAAATTGGCACGACGTGGGTTCTCCAGTAAACTACAGCAGCGGAGTTGGCTGGGATTTGGACTTGGACTTGGACTGGGACTGGGGAAATGAAGAATGGGGACAAGAACCGAACACGTCGTCGCCACGGCTTATGGTGAACAGTCATGATGAAATGGTAGCATGGATTTTATCCCAATAA
- the LOC140842314 gene encoding dnaJ protein ERDJ3B-like has protein sequence MAHRRSKVLLLSCFLSFFLIVYAGKSYYDILQLPRGASDDQIKRAYRKLALKYHPDKNQGNEEANKKFAEINNAYEVLSDGEKRDIYDKYGEDGLKQHAAGGGRGGGMNIQDIFSSFFGGGPAQEEEKILKGDDVIVELDASLEDLYMGGTMKVWRVKNVLKPAPGKRQCNCRNEVYHKQIGPGMFQQMTEQVCEQCPNVKFERESDFITVDIEKGMQDGQEVLFYEDGEPKVDGEAGDLKFRIHTAPHDRFRREGNDLHATITITLVQALVGFEKTIKHLDEHLVDISFKGITNPKEVRRFKGEGMPLHFSNKKGDLYVKFEVLFPTSLTEAQRTKIKETLG, from the exons ATGGCGCATCGGAGATCAAAAGTGTTGCTCCTTTCGTGCTTTTTATCGTTTTTTCTTATTGTCTATGCTGG GAAGAGTTATTACGATATTCTTCAACTGCCCAGAGGTGCCTCAGATGATCAAATAAAGCGTGCTTATAGAAAGCTGGCATTGAAGTATCACCCAGATAAAAATCAGGGAAATGAAGAGGCAAATAAGAAATTTGCAGAAATCAACAATG CTTATGAAGTGCTATCTGATGGCGAAAAGAGAGATATATATGATAAATACGGTGAAGATGGTCTTAAACAACATGCTGCTGGTGGGGGCAGAGGAGGAGGGATGAATATTCAAGATATTTTTAGCTC TTTTTTTGGTGGAGGTCCTGCGCAAGAGGAAGAGAAAATACTGAAAGGAGATGATGTTATCGTTGAGTTGGATGCTTCTCTTGAGGATCTGTATATGGGGGGTACTATGAAG GTTTGGAGGGTGAAAAATGTACTAAAACCAGCCCCAGGGAAGCGACAATGCAACTGTAGAAATGAGGTTTATCACAAGCAAATTGGTCCAGGGATGTTTCAGCAAATGACGGAGCAG GTCTGTGAACAGTGTCCTAATGTAAAATTTGAAAGGGAGAGTGATTTTATTACCGTGGATATCGAGAAAGGAATGCAGGATGGACAG gaggtattattttacgAGGACGGTGAACCAAAAGTTGATGGAGAAGCTGGAGATTTGAAG TTTCGCATCCATACAGCGCCTCATGATCGTTTCAGAAGGGAAGGCAATGATCTGCACGCAACTATCACTATTACTCTG GTGCAAGCACTTGTTGGTTTTGAGAAGACCATCAAACACCTCGACGAGCATTTGGTAGACATTAGCTTCAAG GGTATCACTAATCCTAAGGAAGTGAGGAGGTTTAAAGGCGAAGGAATGCCATTACATTTTAGTAACAAGAAGGGTGATTTATATGTCAAGTTTGAAGTTCTTTTTCCCACTTCGTTGACTGAAGCCCAAAGGACAAAGATAAAGGAAACTCTTGGTTAG
- the LOC140842315 gene encoding phospholipase A1 PLIP2, chloroplastic-like isoform X2 — MVKKFQMDAWCMKAGIQALAAAPMATTSNGGFLLSAADKPSVSAATRGNMRWGFNFGHPLRSLLPGGRNQCEPAIAVDDAVLVEEKEEIEESEEDALGENWVFKLSRSESLESDGVRLKVGGDGNCGEENEECDARAIDDDEKFEFNRESFSKLLRKVPLKEARLYARMSYLGTLAYSIPQIKPENLLKNHGLRFLTSSIEKKEQASKSKKEKLSVEAEAQDEERNEIKQKGGEPDRPSASAAYQIAASTASYLHSHSKSMASEILSRKIDGNAVNVDMINKDMTSLIGTTDSVTAVVAAKEEVKQAVADDLNSTRSSPCEWFVCDDDRSATRLFVIQGSESMASWQANLLFEPIQFEGLDVLVHRGIYEAAKGMYDQMLPEIRDHLKAHGDRATLRFTGHSLGGSLSLLINLMLLIRGEASHSSLVPVITFGAPSIMCGGDRLLRTLKFPQNHIRSVIMHRDIVPRAFSCNYPNYVAQFLKAVNGKFRNHPCLDKQKLLYAPMGEFLILQPDNKFSPNHDLLPSGSGLYVLSSLASDFSKAEKRIRAAQAVFLNAPHPLDTLSDRSAYGSLGTIQRDHDMSSYLTAVRHVIRKDLNRIRKAKREHHRKVWLPLYSPGVDGGIIVSRPVTTVGLIGQVRCKLSVVTETSTETLKRFGALVRSKHMHLLVVLLFPARLLIGDL, encoded by the exons ATGGTTAAGAAGTTTCAAATGGATGCATGGTGTATGAAGGCAGGGATTCAAGCACTGGCGGCGGCGCCGATGGCTACCACGTCTAATGGGGGCTTCCTTCTGAGTGCGGCGGATAAGCCGTCGGTTTCTGCGGCGACTCGTGGGAATATGCGGTGGGGGTTTAATTTCGGGCACCCGCTGAGATCTTTGTTGCCGGGAGGTCGAAACCAGTGCGAACCGGCAATCGCGGTGGACGACGCGGTTTTGGTGGAGGAGAAGGAAGAAATCGAGGAGAGTGAAGAAGACGCGCTCGGAGAGAACTGGGTCTTCAAGTTGTCGCGCTCGGAGTCTCTCGAAAGTGATGGGGTGAGATTGAAAGTAGGTGGTGATGGAAATTGTGGTGAAGAGAATGAAGAATGTGATGCACGTGCCATTGATGATGATGAAAAGTTTGAATTTAATAGAGAATCGTTTTCGAAACTGCTTCGAAAGGTGCCTTTGAAAGAAGCTAGATTGTATGCTCGTATGTCTTATTTGGGGACTTTGGCTTATTCAATCCCTCAGATTAAG CCTGAGAATCTTCTAAAGAATCATGGATTGCGGTTCTTGACTTCTTCCATAGAGAAGAAAGAACAAGCTTCCAAGTCCAAGAAAGAGAAGTTATCAGTTGAAGCTGAAGCTCAGGATGAAGAAAGAAATGAAATAAAGCAGAAAGGAGGAGAACCAGACAGGCCAAGTGCATCTGCCGCATATCAAATTGCTGCTTCCACAGCTTCTTATTTGCATTCTCATTCGAAATCCATGGCAAGTGAGATTTTGTCACGAAAAATCGATGGAAATGCAGTCAATGTTGATATGATAAATAAGGACATGACATCATTAATTGGTACCACAGATTCGGTGACTGCTGTTGTTGCTGCTAAAGAGGAAGTAAAACAAGCTGTGGCAGATGATTTGAACTCAACTCGTTCGTCACCATGTGAGTGGTTTGTATGTGATGATGATCGGAGTGCCACTCGACTCTTTGTAATACAG GGATCTGAATCGATGGCATCATGGCAGGCCAATCTCCTTTTCGAACCCATTCAGTTTG AGGGACTTGATGTGCTTGTTCACAGGGGCATATATGAGGCTGCAAAGGGTATGTATGATCAGATGCTGCCTGAAATCCGGGATCACCTTAAAGCTCATGGAGATCGTGCCACTCTTCGTTTCACGGGGCATTCTCTCGGTGGAAGTTTGTCATTACTCATAAATCTCATGTTACTGATAAGGGGTGAAGCATCCCATTCATCTTTAGTTCCTGTTATAACTTTTGGTGCGCCGTCTATTATGTGTGGAGGAGATCGCCTATTGCGTACCCTTAAATTCCCTCAAAACCACATTCGGTCGGTCATAATGCACCGTGATATTGTCCCTCGTGCATTCTCTTGCAATTACCCCAACTATGTCGCCCAATTTCTCAAGGCTGTAAATGGGAAGTTCCGAAATCATCCATGTCTTGATAAACAG AAGCTTTTATATGCTCCAATGGGCGAGTTTCTAATTCTTCAACCAGACAATAAATTCTCTCCAAACCACGACCTCCTTCCTTCGGGAAGTGGCCTGTATGTTTTATCCAGTCTAGCttcagatttttccaaagcAGAGAAGCGAATCCGAGCTGCGCAGGCTGTTTTCTTAAACGCACCTCACCCTCTCGACACATTAAGCGATCGTTCTGCATATGGTTCACTAGGAACCATTCAAAGAGACCATGATATGAGCTCTTACTTGACAGCCGTTCGGCACGTGATTCGTAAGGATCTCAACCGTATAAGAAAAGCTAAGAGGGAACACCACCGTAAAGTTTGGTTGCCACTCTATTCACCAGGAGTTGACGGTGGAATCATCGTGAGTAGGCCAGTTACGACAGTGGGCTTGATAGGCCAAGTTCGATGCAAGTTATCTGTTGTTACTGAGACCAGCACAGAGACATTGAAACGGTTCGGTGCATTGGTTAGGTCGAAGCACATGCATTTGCTCGTGGTTCTCTTGTTTCCTGCTAGATTGTTGATTGGAGACCTATGA
- the LOC140842315 gene encoding phospholipase A1 PLIP2, chloroplastic-like isoform X1, protein MVKKFQMDAWCMKAGIQALAAAPMATTSNGGFLLSAADKPSVSAATRGNMRWGFNFGHPLRSLLPGGRNQCEPAIAVDDAVLVEEKEEIEESEEDALGENWVFKLSRSESLESDGVRLKVGGDGNCGEENEECDARAIDDDEKFEFNRESFSKLLRKVPLKEARLYARMSYLGTLAYSIPQIKPENLLKNHGLRFLTSSIEKKEQASKSKKEKLSVEAEAQDEERNEIKQKGGEPDRPSASAAYQIAASTASYLHSHSKSMASEILSRKIDGNAVNVDMINKDMTSLIGTTDSVTAVVAAKEEVKQAVADDLNSTRSSPCEWFVCDDDRSATRLFVIQGSESMASWQANLLFEPIQFDGNISVYNLRHHKTCYASFEDSFMNCIKRIFLQGLDVLVHRGIYEAAKGMYDQMLPEIRDHLKAHGDRATLRFTGHSLGGSLSLLINLMLLIRGEASHSSLVPVITFGAPSIMCGGDRLLRTLKFPQNHIRSVIMHRDIVPRAFSCNYPNYVAQFLKAVNGKFRNHPCLDKQKLLYAPMGEFLILQPDNKFSPNHDLLPSGSGLYVLSSLASDFSKAEKRIRAAQAVFLNAPHPLDTLSDRSAYGSLGTIQRDHDMSSYLTAVRHVIRKDLNRIRKAKREHHRKVWLPLYSPGVDGGIIVSRPVTTVGLIGQVRCKLSVVTETSTETLKRFGALVRSKHMHLLVVLLFPARLLIGDL, encoded by the exons ATGGTTAAGAAGTTTCAAATGGATGCATGGTGTATGAAGGCAGGGATTCAAGCACTGGCGGCGGCGCCGATGGCTACCACGTCTAATGGGGGCTTCCTTCTGAGTGCGGCGGATAAGCCGTCGGTTTCTGCGGCGACTCGTGGGAATATGCGGTGGGGGTTTAATTTCGGGCACCCGCTGAGATCTTTGTTGCCGGGAGGTCGAAACCAGTGCGAACCGGCAATCGCGGTGGACGACGCGGTTTTGGTGGAGGAGAAGGAAGAAATCGAGGAGAGTGAAGAAGACGCGCTCGGAGAGAACTGGGTCTTCAAGTTGTCGCGCTCGGAGTCTCTCGAAAGTGATGGGGTGAGATTGAAAGTAGGTGGTGATGGAAATTGTGGTGAAGAGAATGAAGAATGTGATGCACGTGCCATTGATGATGATGAAAAGTTTGAATTTAATAGAGAATCGTTTTCGAAACTGCTTCGAAAGGTGCCTTTGAAAGAAGCTAGATTGTATGCTCGTATGTCTTATTTGGGGACTTTGGCTTATTCAATCCCTCAGATTAAG CCTGAGAATCTTCTAAAGAATCATGGATTGCGGTTCTTGACTTCTTCCATAGAGAAGAAAGAACAAGCTTCCAAGTCCAAGAAAGAGAAGTTATCAGTTGAAGCTGAAGCTCAGGATGAAGAAAGAAATGAAATAAAGCAGAAAGGAGGAGAACCAGACAGGCCAAGTGCATCTGCCGCATATCAAATTGCTGCTTCCACAGCTTCTTATTTGCATTCTCATTCGAAATCCATGGCAAGTGAGATTTTGTCACGAAAAATCGATGGAAATGCAGTCAATGTTGATATGATAAATAAGGACATGACATCATTAATTGGTACCACAGATTCGGTGACTGCTGTTGTTGCTGCTAAAGAGGAAGTAAAACAAGCTGTGGCAGATGATTTGAACTCAACTCGTTCGTCACCATGTGAGTGGTTTGTATGTGATGATGATCGGAGTGCCACTCGACTCTTTGTAATACAG GGATCTGAATCGATGGCATCATGGCAGGCCAATCTCCTTTTCGAACCCATTCAGTTTGATGGTAATATATCTGTGTACAATCTCAGACATCATAAAACGTGCTATGCATCATTTGAAGACAGTTTCATGAATTGCATCAAACGAATCTTTCTTCAGGGACTTGATGTGCTTGTTCACAGGGGCATATATGAGGCTGCAAAGGGTATGTATGATCAGATGCTGCCTGAAATCCGGGATCACCTTAAAGCTCATGGAGATCGTGCCACTCTTCGTTTCACGGGGCATTCTCTCGGTGGAAGTTTGTCATTACTCATAAATCTCATGTTACTGATAAGGGGTGAAGCATCCCATTCATCTTTAGTTCCTGTTATAACTTTTGGTGCGCCGTCTATTATGTGTGGAGGAGATCGCCTATTGCGTACCCTTAAATTCCCTCAAAACCACATTCGGTCGGTCATAATGCACCGTGATATTGTCCCTCGTGCATTCTCTTGCAATTACCCCAACTATGTCGCCCAATTTCTCAAGGCTGTAAATGGGAAGTTCCGAAATCATCCATGTCTTGATAAACAG AAGCTTTTATATGCTCCAATGGGCGAGTTTCTAATTCTTCAACCAGACAATAAATTCTCTCCAAACCACGACCTCCTTCCTTCGGGAAGTGGCCTGTATGTTTTATCCAGTCTAGCttcagatttttccaaagcAGAGAAGCGAATCCGAGCTGCGCAGGCTGTTTTCTTAAACGCACCTCACCCTCTCGACACATTAAGCGATCGTTCTGCATATGGTTCACTAGGAACCATTCAAAGAGACCATGATATGAGCTCTTACTTGACAGCCGTTCGGCACGTGATTCGTAAGGATCTCAACCGTATAAGAAAAGCTAAGAGGGAACACCACCGTAAAGTTTGGTTGCCACTCTATTCACCAGGAGTTGACGGTGGAATCATCGTGAGTAGGCCAGTTACGACAGTGGGCTTGATAGGCCAAGTTCGATGCAAGTTATCTGTTGTTACTGAGACCAGCACAGAGACATTGAAACGGTTCGGTGCATTGGTTAGGTCGAAGCACATGCATTTGCTCGTGGTTCTCTTGTTTCCTGCTAGATTGTTGATTGGAGACCTATGA
- the LOC140842316 gene encoding uncharacterized protein, whose translation MAWLTRFTTAMAFLAVGVIFSPESFGSISGGQNLPILVTVVKLAYLLCFSTAWGAALWVTFIGGIIMFKNLPRHQFGNLQSKMFPAYFSMVGVCCAVALGAFGYLHPWKSSGAAEKYQLGFLLAAFGFNLSNLVVFTPMTIEMMKERHKVEREANIGEEVGWTKNQEVAKKNPKLASMNKKFGMIHGLSSLANIMSFGSLAIHSWYLAGKISV comes from the exons ATGGCTTGGCTGACAAGATTTACTACTGCGATGGCATTTTTGGCGGTGGGGGTGATTTTCTCGCCGGAATCCTTTGGATCGATATCGGGCGGACAGAATTTGCCAATACTCGTCACTGTAGTCAAACTGGCTTACCTCCTCTGTTTCTCCACGGCCTGGGGTGCTGCTTTATGGGTTACTTTCATAGGCGGCATCATCATGTTCAA GAATTTGCCTAGGCATCAGTTTGGGAATTTGCAGAGCAAAATGTTTCCAGCTTACTTTTCAATGGTGGGGGTATGTTGTGCTGTTGCACTGGGGGCTTTCGGGTACTTGCACCCGTGGAAGTCCTCAGGAGCTGCTGAGAAGTACCAGCTGGGATTTTTACTTGCTGCCTTTGGTTTCAATCTCAGCAATCTCGTGGTCTTTACACCCATGACCATTGAG ATGATGAAAGAAAGGCACAAAGTGGAGAGAGAAGCTAATATCGGGGAAGAAGTTGGTTGGACAAAGAACCAAGAAGTTGCAAAGAAGAACCCAAAGCTTGCTTCCATGAACAAGAAATTTGGAATGATTCATGGGTTGTCTTCTCTCGCAAATATCATGTCATTTGGCAGCCTTGCCATCCATTCGTGGTACTTAGCTGGTAAAATCAGTGTATAG